One Arcobacter sp. FWKO B genomic window, AATAGTTACTTTTGAGGCTGACTTAAGCTTACTAAGAATATTTGTAATTGTCTCTTTTGCAATTTTAGAAGAGTTTTCACCAACTTCTATAGAAATAATCTTTTTTGCAATAGAAAGTGAAGTTTTTAGAATTTTTGACTCTAAGGCAAATGTAGCTTGTTCAAAAAAAGATGCATATTGTTTAAGCTCTTTTATTGCATTTACTACTTGTTTATCTAACTCTTTAGTTCCAACACCATTTGCTTCTATCGCATTTAGTTTTGATTGAATGCCATTTAACTGTGCAAGTATTTGTGAGATCTCTGCACTTGTTTGTGCTTGAGCATTACTATCTTGTTGAGATTGTAATACAACATTGGAATTTCCAATATTTTGATTCTCATTAGAGTTATTATTTCCACCTATAAATGTGCCAAGTTGATATGGCACTATTGAGTCTTCTGCTTGTTTTTTTACTATTTTAGCACCTGTTGATACATTATTTAATGCCATTTTATTCTTCCATTCCTCTATCTATAACACCATCTTCTATCATTTTTTGTGCAACATCTAGCATTTTTCTTTGTGCAGTTTCGATATCTTTAATTTTTACTTTTATCAACATCTCACTCTCTTCTAAGAACCTATCTTTTGCTCTTTGGCTCATTGCTGAAGTTACTTTATCTATATCTTCAGGAGTTGAGTTCTTCATAGCTATTGCAACATCAGCCATATCAACATTTTGTAATATTTTTTGTACATATTCATTATCTAAGTTAATCAAATCTTCAAAAACAAACATATTTTCTTTTATTCTTTGAGATAGTGCAGTATCTACACCTTCAATATTTTTTAATATGTCTTGTGCTTTTGGCCCAAGACGATTTAACATATCAGCAACTACTTTAACCCCACCCACATCAACAATAGATGATAAAAGTGACTCTAGTTTTTTCTCTAAAACTACAGACATTGTTCTAACAACATCAGGTGATACATCTTTAATGGTAGCCATTTGCATGGTTACTTTTACCTTTACATCTTCATCTAACTGACTAAGTACATCAGCAGCTTTTGGAGCTTCCATATGGGATAATATTACGGCTATAGTTTGTGGTGATTCGTCTTTGATAAAGTCTGCAAGCTGTTTTGGATTTATTGCATTTAGGTATGTAAATGATTGTGAAGCCATATGCATTTTTGACAACTTTGCCAAAATTCTTTCTGCTTCTTCTTTACCAAGTGTTTTATATAATATATCTTTAGCATAATCAAATCCACCAGAATTTATAAAACCACTTGACCTTGCGAGTACATGAAACTCACTCAAAATTGCCAAAGAAACCTCTTTATCTACAGTTCTTATCTGTGATATTGCAGTAGTTATCCTTTCAACCACATCTTTTGGTAAGTGTTGAAAAATCTTAATAGTAGCTTCTTCACCAATAAGTACACAAAAGTTTGCTACTTTTTCTATCATTGGCATATTTCTAAGTAAATCTATATCATTAGCCATTATCTGCCACCTCTTCCTTTGCTACTTCCACCAGCATCTGCTTCATTTAATAATAATGATATCATATTTGCAATATCTTGAGGTTTAGTATTTATTTGTTTGTCGATATCTTCTATCAAAACCTCATATTTTGCAGCTGATTCTTCATCTAGCCCTTCAAGATTATTCATAATCTGACTTTTTACCTTAGCTTTTAGTCTATTGTGAGCACTATTATGATCAAACTCTTCCTCAAAGCCATAGTCATCATCACTTAAGCCTCCATTGATAGAGCCTTGTCTTTCTCTTGGCTTATTTGTAGCTACTGGTTGAGTATTGCCTAAAACTACAACTTCATGACTTGCAATAAATTTCTTATAAAATACAAATAATATTATAGCTGCTATAATATACTGAAAATACTCTCCAAACTCTTTCATAAAACTTTTTATCATTGCTAGAGTATCAGCGCTTGATCCATCTGGTGCGATAATCTGACCATCAGCTCCAACTGTAGCCCCAGCAGTTGCAACAATAAATCTAAAATCTTTTACAGTTACATTATCACCCCTTTGGGCATTGTAACCAATAGCATCTTCAACAATTTTTGTCATAGAATTTGTAAACTCATCTTTATCTACATTTTCATCTAATATCGCAGAATCAAATGTAACAGCTGCATTAATTCTATTTAATGTACCAAAACCATTATCCCTCTTACTTACAATCCTTTTTGATATTTCAAAATTTGTTGTAGTCTGAGTCCCTTCAGATGAACTTCTTACGGCTAATGCGTTTGCATCATTGTTTGGATCTTGTATATTACTTTGAACACCTGGTACACCACCAGCTTGTGTTGGAGCTCCTTGGGTTTGAGATGTAGTTTCGTTCACTTGTTGGCTTCTTATTGTTCCTTCAGGGTCATATATCTCTTCATGACTTTCAAATTTAGTATAATCAAGATTTACACTAACTCTTGCTACAACCCTACCAACACCCACAAAAGGCTCTAATAAAGATATAATCTTTTCTTCATAATCTTTTTCAATTTTTTTTCTATAATCAGACTGTGTTTTAAAAAGATGATTTTCAGTTTCACTTTGTGATTTTTCTAGGATTGCCCCATCTTGATCTATAAGATTGATATTTTCTGGTGTAAGATCACTAACTGCTGAAGCAATAAAGTTTTTTATTCCATCTATTTGATTTTGTGTTAGATAAATCCCAGCTCTTAGGGTCAAAACTGCCGATGCACTAGGCAACGCTTTTTGTTGTGTAAATATAGTTTCTTTTGGCAGTGCAATTTTAACATTTGCTCTTATTACACCACTTAAAGACTCTAAAGAACGACCTAATTCACCCTCTAATGCTCTAAGATATTTAACCTTATTTTCAAAATTTGTTGTTCCTAGAGATGATTTTTCAAATAACTCCCATCCACTATGCGTTGATGAACCTGCATCACTTGTAATAAGTTTTATTTTTGCTATATTAATAAAATCTTTACTTGTTTTTATAGTAAGGTCATTACCACTTCCTACTATAGCAAATGGTATCCCAGAGCTTTCTAGCTCACTACTTGCAAGCATTACTTGACTCTTACTAAGATTTGTAGCAACAGTATAATTTAGTTTTTCACCTTCAGCTTTAAAGCTTGAATATACTAGTAACCCTATCAAAAAAATAAAAAGTACAGAAAATCCACCAACTACTACAGCTCTTTGAGCTGCATTTAGATTATTAATAAACTTTAAAAGTTGATCCATTAATTTTTACCTGAAGCGTCTATTACTGATCTAAACAACAACGAATCCTTTTTTATGGCTGCTTGAATAGCTTGAAACATCATATTGTTTTTTGCCATTTCACTCATTTCTCTATCTAAACTTACATTATTACCATCATTTTGAACTTGTAAGTTTTCTACATCATACACCTTGTGTGCTGATGAATTTATTTGATTAGCTGGTAAGATATGATTTGCATTTGTCACATGCATTTGAAGTTGATTTTTATTTACTTTATCTAATTCATTTGCAAAAGATAAATCTTTAGTTTTATATCCAGGGGTATCACGATTTGCGATATTACTTGAAATAATATTTTGTCTATCTGCCCTAAAACTAAGATTTTTAAATAGTTCTTCACTTACTCCACTAGCTTTCATTCATCACCTACCATCTATTATGTTGGTCTTCCAACTTTATCAACTAAACTTTCACTTAATTGACTCATCCCTTCAATCACTTTTTGTGCTTGCCCAAGTCTTCTGTGAGCATCAATCAACGCAACCATTGCAGTTACACCATTAACATTTGATTTTTCTAAAGCACCTTGCAATACAAAGCCTTCATTATTTACAATATTTTCTGTAAAAAATTCATCTTTTACCTGATAGTTATTGTCACCTATCTTTTCTAAATTTGTATACTCAGATTTTACTATACCCAAAAGTTGTGCAATCTCTTCTTCTTCAGCCATTATAGGCTCATTCTCTGCATTTAATACTTCATATCCATTTTTATTAACAACTCTATCATCAAGTATATGAAATGTTCCATCTCTTGTTAATACTATTTCACCATCTGGGGCACGAAGCTTAAAAAAAGTATCATTTTGTTTTAATGCAAAATCCAATTTATTACCAGTTTGTATGACAGGTCCTGCTGAACCATCTATATAATTGTCATTCAATTTTGGCATTGTATTTGTTACACTATCTATTACTGTAGGCTGTATATTTTGTTCCCTAGCTACTTTTAGATAGTTATTAAAAGTTCCTTCAGCAACACCCTCTTGCTTAAAACCTGATGTATTTAAGTTTGCAAGATTGTGTGAAATTTTATCAACCCTATTAAACTGATTTATCATAGAAGCTGCTAACTGATGGACTGCTTTATTCATACATAAACCCTTATTTTAGTTTTTATTAAACTCTGCAATTAAAGCTTCTAAATCATCACCGCCAACAAGATCAGAGTTATTATCACCATGAATATGTTTTGCAACAGCAACTTCTTTATGACTTCCATCATCTTCAAATAAATTATTCAAATACCCAGAAAGTTTTCTAATAACTGCCATTACTCTTTCAATCTTTTGTCTATTGATATCATGAAACTGCATAAGTTCCATAGCTTCAAAAAGTTGCATATTTTCAGCATCTACACGAGAGTTTATAATCTTTACACTATCTTTTAAAGCTAATGCAGACTCATAATTAGCATTAAAAACACCAATATTTGGAAACTTTTTACTTAAAGCATCCATTAGAGTGATTTGTTTATCTAAAAACTGGTCAAGCTTTTTATTCTCTTGTTGGATCACATTATTTTCATCAAGTATAAAACTCAATACATCAAATATCTTTGATGCTTTTTCTTCACTATCATTTGCAACTTCACTAAGTTGATTGATAGGTTTGTGGTCTTTTGTAACAGGATAAGGAAACACTCCTTCTTCCACTTTTTTTGAAGCCCATGAACTTGCAATCTTTTCTATTTCATCATCGCTGTTCTTTGCAGAAGGAGCACTTGTTTTTGTACTCTCTTCTTTTTTAGGCTCAGGAATAGATGCTGGAGCTGGTGTATCAGTGACACCACCAATAGAAGCAAGCATAGCTTCTATATCATCATCACTCATACTAGCACTATCATCTTCTGTTGGTGTTTCTCCACTAGCTACTTCATTTTCAGTTGTATTATCAACCAAAGATGCTATATCATCTTGTGATAATGGGGTATCATCACTTGCTATGCTAACATCCTCTTGCTCAACACTACCTTGGCTAGATTCTTGATCATCATCTAGCTCGATGCCATTCATTAAGGCTTCTATCTCTTCTTGACTCATACTCATTGTAAAACCTTTTATACTTTATATAACAAACTTACTTTTTCATTACCCCATCAAGCTTTTCTTTTAATATTTCTGCACTAAAAGGCTTAACTATATAGTTATTCACACCAGCTTTTAGAGCTGTTACAACCTCTGCTTTACCACCTTCAGTAGTAATCATAATGATAGGTATTTTAGTGTGATTACCCTCTTTTCGTATTTTTTGAACAAGCTCCAAGCCATTCATATTTGGCATATTCCAGTCAGTTAAAACTATATCATATTGACCTTCACTAAGTAATTTCCAAGCTTTCAGACCATCTTCTGCCTCATCAAAATCACTTTTGCTAAAGCCTAGCTGCATAACTACATTACCAATAATTCTTCTCATTGTAGAACTGTCATCAACAATTAAAATTTTCATCAAACAACCTTTAATTTTAAAGTTCAAAACTTTTGGTTTATTATATTACATTGCATTTAAAGATAACCTTAAATCAAAATTAGTTTTATTTATCTATTAAAATAGAATATATTCATTTAATAAGAGTTTAAATTAACTTTAAATATAATTAAGGTTATTAAGACGAAGGAGTGCTTATGATCAGGGGACTTTATACAGCAGCCTCAGGTATGCTTGCTATGCAAACACAAATTGATGTAACATCAAACAATATTTCAAATGTTAATACTACAGGTTTCAAAAAAGATCGTGCAGAGTTTCAAGACCTTATGTATGAAGCTCTAAACTATACTGGTGGTGCAACTTCTGACATCAGCAGAAACCCTACTGGTATTGATGTTGGTATGGGTGTAAGAGTATCTGGTATACAAAAAGCATTTTTACAAGGTAACCTAAAACAAACGGGAAACTCTCTTGATATGGCTATAGAAGGTAAAGGTTTTTTCCAAATAACTTTACCAAATGGTGAACTAGCATATACAAGAAATGGCTCTTTTAAGGTTGATAATGAGGGTGCAATTATTAATGGTTTAGGATATAGACTTGAACCAGAAATAGTAATACCTGAAAATTTGATTAACTTATCAGTTGCAAATGATGGGACTGTATCAGCTATGAACCCTACTACTGGTGATACAGAAGTTTTAGGTCAAATTTTAATTGTTGATTTTATAAATCCTGCTGGTCTTAGCCCTTATGGTGATACAATGTTTGTTGAAACTGAAGCTTCAGGTGCACCTATAGAGGGTGTTCCTACTGTTGATGCATTTGGTAGCCTAAGACAAGGGATGATAGAGTCATCAAATGTTGCACTTGTTAATGAAATGGTTGATTTAATAACAGCACAAAGAGCATATGAGGCAAATTCAAAAGCAATCACAACAACAGATGATATGCTTGACATCGTTAATAGATTGAAAAGGTAATAGTATTTAATAATATGAATCTTGAAGAACTAAAAAAAAGAAGAGAAGAAAACTTTTTAAGACACAAAAAGAAAAAAAGGGAATATTATCTCAAAAAGAAATTACAGCTTGAAGAAAAAACTTCCCCTGAAGTTAGAGCTGTAATTGATTATGATAAAGAGTTAAACAACCTTAGTATTGAAGATTTTACTTCTAAAATAAAAGAAATCGCAAGAAAACAAAAATCTCATATTGATGATAGGAAAGATATTATTATTGCAAAAATTCAAGAATATAGAAAGAAAAAACAAAAATACTATAAACAAAACAAAGAAAAAAGACTTGAATACGACAAAGAGTATAGAGAAAAGAAAAAAGAAGAACTAAAAGAGTATAGAAAAGAGTATTATGCTAGAAATAAAGAGAAAATTCTAGCAAAACAAAGAGCAAAAAGAGCTTTAAACAAATCTAAAAAAAGTGAGTAAAAAGTGGCTAAAGATGAAGAACAAAATCTAAATGAAATGCAAGATACTCAAGATAGTGAGCAAAATTTAGAAACTTCAGATACTGATACATTTGATCAGACTCAAAATCAAAACTCTGAAGGTGAGCCAATACCTGAAGGTGATTTAACTTCCCAAGACTCTACTGAAGAAGAATTTTCTGAGCCTCCACAAAAAAAAGCAAAAAAACTCAATAAAATACTTCTAATATCAATTGGTGCACTAATATTTACTTTGTTAGTTTTACTAGTTTTATTTTTTGTTGGTGTATTTGACAAAGAAGAACCACAACCTTCATTAAACCCTGAGTTAGATGGAACTGCCCTAACACAAGAAACTATTGTATTACCTTTGTATCAATTTGATATAAATGATATTAATGTAACTAGATTAAATAAAAACTTGTCATCACTTATTAGCTATGTCCCTGCACAAACACCACCTATTCAAGTAGAAAGCTCCCAACAAAACCAGCAAATGAAAGAGTATGAATTTTATGATGAAGATATAGAAAACCTATTTGTACCAAAAAGTGTTGATGAAGAGGAAGTTCTTATTACACAAAATGATACTCAATCCAATGAAGAACTTGATATAATAGATATTACCCATGAAAAAGATGAAGAAGTAGTTGTAGAACCAGTCGTTATTGCACAAACTCAAGAGCAAACACCTACTATCATAGATGATACTTTACCAATTGCTTCTGTTGATGAACCAATTTTAGTTACTGAGCAAACTCCACTTCAAACGCAAATTACAACAGAAGAAAAAAAAGGGAATCAATTTTTAAAATTTATTCAAGTAGCAACATTAAAGTATAAATTATATACTCAATTTCTAAAAGAGATAAAAGCTGTAGATGCTAGAATTTCAATATGTCAAGAAGATAGAGGTAGAATACAAATTTTTATAGGACCTTTTTTAGAAGATGAAAAAAGAGACTTTGTTATAAAACAAATAAATAAAAATGTTGTCCATGACGCTTTTGCTATTGAATTCACCCAAGATGAATTCAATAAGCGTTGTGGCATACATGAAGCTAATTAATTTGCCATCCAAGTTGCTATAATATTATCTTTATCAAAAAGTGATGTTTTTAACATAGCAACTTTTGCTATAGAGATTAGCTTTAAAGATGCTTCTTCTAAATTATCATTAATTAACACATAATCATATAAATCGATACTATTTATCTCTGTTTTAGAATTAACTATCCTTTTTTGGATAATATCAGTAGCATCAGTAGCTCTTGATGTGAGTCTTTGTTCTAATATTTTTAAACTAGGTGTTGTTATAAAAACAGATGTAACATATTTATTAAGTTGGGACTTTCTTACTAAATCATGCCCTTGTACATCTATATCAAATATAACAAGCTTATTTTCTTCTAAAGCTTTTATAATCGGTTTAAGGGATGTACCATAATAGTTATTATGCACTTGTGCATACTCTAAAAACTCACCTTTTTGGATACCTGCTTCAAACTCTTCTTTTGATACAAAGAAATAATCAACTCCATTTTCTTCACCAACTCTTGGTGCCCTTGTGGTTGTAGATATGGAAAAATAGTAACTATCTATGTTTTTATAAAGTTCTTTTAAGAGTGTTGATTTACCACATCCACTAGGACCTGATAGGATTAAAATCGCTCCACTATTTAGCTTTACCATTTTAGTCCTTTAATTTTAGTATTAAATTAATCTCTTTCCCATCAGCAAGAGCATCAACAACATCTTGATTTAATCTCTCAAACAATGGTTTTAGTTCTGTTATATTGTACTGAGATAATACAAGTTTAATTGGCTTATTTTCTTTAAATTGATACTCTTTTACTTCTTCTAGTGCTTTATCAATAATTTCAGATAAATCTAGCCAATCATCTTCATCTAGTTCATCTATTGTAGTTGCTTGTGATGTTGGTTTAGGGTCTAAAAGGCTTTTGATTTTACTTAATTCAAGGCTATCTAAAACTCCCCCATTTTTTATAGTAGGTTTTGGTATTATAGACTCATCACACTCTTGCTCAATGTCACTTGCTATATCATCAACCAAAGAGTCTAAATAATGAATTGTGTTTTCAGTTTCAAAATCTTGTATTATTCTTGCTTTATTAACTTTTTTTTCATCTTGTTGTATATTAAAAATTTGTGTTTGTAATATTGTAAATAACTGTGTAGGTAAAAATGGTCTATTTATAA contains:
- a CDS encoding FliH/SctL family protein, encoding MALNNVSTGAKIVKKQAEDSIVPYQLGTFIGGNNNSNENQNIGNSNVVLQSQQDSNAQAQTSAEISQILAQLNGIQSKLNAIEANGVGTKELDKQVVNAIKELKQYASFFEQATFALESKILKTSLSIAKKIISIEVGENSSKIAKETITNILSKLKSASKVTIHLNPKDYVVLKSELQLQPFILLNEDPNVTAGGVVIASDLGNFDGNIEAKISSMVESLESII
- the fliG gene encoding flagellar motor switch protein FliG — protein: MANDIDLLRNMPMIEKVANFCVLIGEEATIKIFQHLPKDVVERITTAISQIRTVDKEVSLAILSEFHVLARSSGFINSGGFDYAKDILYKTLGKEEAERILAKLSKMHMASQSFTYLNAINPKQLADFIKDESPQTIAVILSHMEAPKAADVLSQLDEDVKVKVTMQMATIKDVSPDVVRTMSVVLEKKLESLLSSIVDVGGVKVVADMLNRLGPKAQDILKNIEGVDTALSQRIKENMFVFEDLINLDNEYVQKILQNVDMADVAIAMKNSTPEDIDKVTSAMSQRAKDRFLEESEMLIKVKIKDIETAQRKMLDVAQKMIEDGVIDRGMEE
- the fliF gene encoding flagellar basal-body MS-ring/collar protein FliF; translation: MDQLLKFINNLNAAQRAVVVGGFSVLFIFLIGLLVYSSFKAEGEKLNYTVATNLSKSQVMLASSELESSGIPFAIVGSGNDLTIKTSKDFINIAKIKLITSDAGSSTHSGWELFEKSSLGTTNFENKVKYLRALEGELGRSLESLSGVIRANVKIALPKETIFTQQKALPSASAVLTLRAGIYLTQNQIDGIKNFIASAVSDLTPENINLIDQDGAILEKSQSETENHLFKTQSDYRKKIEKDYEEKIISLLEPFVGVGRVVARVSVNLDYTKFESHEEIYDPEGTIRSQQVNETTSQTQGAPTQAGGVPGVQSNIQDPNNDANALAVRSSSEGTQTTTNFEISKRIVSKRDNGFGTLNRINAAVTFDSAILDENVDKDEFTNSMTKIVEDAIGYNAQRGDNVTVKDFRFIVATAGATVGADGQIIAPDGSSADTLAMIKSFMKEFGEYFQYIIAAIILFVFYKKFIASHEVVVLGNTQPVATNKPRERQGSINGGLSDDDYGFEEEFDHNSAHNRLKAKVKSQIMNNLEGLDEESAAKYEVLIEDIDKQINTKPQDIANMISLLLNEADAGGSSKGRGGR
- the flgB gene encoding flagellar basal body rod protein FlgB; this translates as MKASGVSEELFKNLSFRADRQNIISSNIANRDTPGYKTKDLSFANELDKVNKNQLQMHVTNANHILPANQINSSAHKVYDVENLQVQNDGNNVSLDREMSEMAKNNMMFQAIQAAIKKDSLLFRSVIDASGKN
- a CDS encoding flagellar hook-basal body protein; the encoded protein is MNKAVHQLAASMINQFNRVDKISHNLANLNTSGFKQEGVAEGTFNNYLKVAREQNIQPTVIDSVTNTMPKLNDNYIDGSAGPVIQTGNKLDFALKQNDTFFKLRAPDGEIVLTRDGTFHILDDRVVNKNGYEVLNAENEPIMAEEEEIAQLLGIVKSEYTNLEKIGDNNYQVKDEFFTENIVNNEGFVLQGALEKSNVNGVTAMVALIDAHRRLGQAQKVIEGMSQLSESLVDKVGRPT
- a CDS encoding response regulator gives rise to the protein MKILIVDDSSTMRRIIGNVVMQLGFSKSDFDEAEDGLKAWKLLSEGQYDIVLTDWNMPNMNGLELVQKIRKEGNHTKIPIIMITTEGGKAEVVTALKAGVNNYIVKPFSAEILKEKLDGVMKK
- the flgG gene encoding flagellar basal-body rod protein FlgG, with the translated sequence MIRGLYTAASGMLAMQTQIDVTSNNISNVNTTGFKKDRAEFQDLMYEALNYTGGATSDISRNPTGIDVGMGVRVSGIQKAFLQGNLKQTGNSLDMAIEGKGFFQITLPNGELAYTRNGSFKVDNEGAIINGLGYRLEPEIVIPENLINLSVANDGTVSAMNPTTGDTEVLGQILIVDFINPAGLSPYGDTMFVETEASGAPIEGVPTVDAFGSLRQGMIESSNVALVNEMVDLITAQRAYEANSKAITTTDDMLDIVNRLKR
- the gmk gene encoding guanylate kinase encodes the protein MVKLNSGAILILSGPSGCGKSTLLKELYKNIDSYYFSISTTTRAPRVGEENGVDYFFVSKEEFEAGIQKGEFLEYAQVHNNYYGTSLKPIIKALEENKLVIFDIDVQGHDLVRKSQLNKYVTSVFITTPSLKILEQRLTSRATDATDIIQKRIVNSKTEINSIDLYDYVLINDNLEEASLKLISIAKVAMLKTSLFDKDNIIATWMAN